In one Candidatus Scalindua japonica genomic region, the following are encoded:
- a CDS encoding LamG domain-containing protein, translated as MILLVLVLMSSLSLAFLAKVGTETSATMKRGDGMQASYLAETAANHAMWRLLHETTLPPVDIRITQISDDAEEDFSGNMRTGSAANTLSLGSDKYVGVRFLNVNIPPGAIISNAYVEFKSNASPSEPATYLLIRGEASDDAATFTSNFQDITNRTETSASVPWTISPQWTNNNLYQSPDLSTIVQEIVARPGWSSGNAMVIQFESTDSGGNSKACASDNYPTAETALLHVEYSAGSINPNTYYMHSLGSGRYGYKIRKNTDTTFATIATVGAFGDNVVNQSYVLYVKPQIAMPDPLCAGLIGYWELNEIDGITAADFSGNGNDGTLTNMDQYTDWVAGKIAGALDFDGSNDYINVPHNDNQSLTGGMTFAAWGNTLNTSGGYKAILAKDIPGNGLSNYWFGIENDELVFGFFAAGAFQVVKSASSNLQTDTWYHLAASFDNGTDVVRLYVDGAEVHVGAITYEPTTETADLWIGHSVDGEYWSGMLDEVRIYDRVLDPTEISQLHAMTVGGCGTQSIISTDSDAGLGGLSFTDIDLVRYDEVNDTASLFFNGSLTTLIADIDAVHVLANGHIVLSTNGPAILGGLSFDDGDLIDYNPVADTARLIFDGSMLFDDPSEQISSVHVLDNEHFVLSTVNNAILGGLSFGKGDLVEYDPLTDTASLFFDASLTTLTEVIDAVHVLDNGHIVLSTKNSAILGGLNFDDGDLVDYDPGADTATLIFDGSALFNYQWEKIISVHIGAGSGSVAPAGNLLFVVADALSLNQQEVDRKTLIESWGYQISLISDDALQSEFDTATATADVAYISQTIDETMLGTKLRNTTIGVVVEKMMSDFGIAGGWLSKSRDEIDIIDNTHYITSPFSTGLLTTTTSFQALTLRDGSPAPDVTVLSKTFNVGSTWKPSLQVIETGGELNGGDFAAGRRVQLPWGGAGFDINALNADGKTIMQRAIKWAVRELELPFPTNLLFVVDNSLSLTGNESARKTLMEGWGAVVTPISDDADTVDLTAGIAVNDVMYISQEITSLVNGPRFRDATIGIVNEEYQLSNDLGLTSGEGSGFFSSTTIQDNTHYITSGFSSGALALFDPAYDIYTGGGMTLALDLRVLGECGTISAALAALEAGDDLWDTGTAAARRVQVPWGDDFSALNADGQTIMKRAIEWAAAGSGSGGGGGGGGGGIVFEEFTEKKLSTDGTSIIMDKPPATSQSDLLIAAVATSGNNASSLSAPSGWTTINIGQTSSKVTLGVWWKQAGASESGTYTFTWSNNKKAYGWIMRLTGHDTNNPVDTFSSHGGGSNSPTSPSVTTSFDNSMILRLGGFENNKITVDDPGLPGHTAITMDESGGGSPVSGGAGYILQPTSGNSGTSNFTLNQMKKYRTVTVGISPAP; from the coding sequence ATGATCCTGCTTGTCCTGGTTTTAATGAGTTCCCTGAGCCTGGCCTTTCTCGCTAAGGTAGGTACAGAAACATCTGCCACGATGAAACGCGGTGATGGCATGCAGGCGTCTTATCTGGCAGAGACTGCAGCCAACCATGCCATGTGGCGACTGTTGCATGAAACTACTCTTCCGCCAGTTGATATCAGGATAACACAGATTAGCGATGACGCAGAGGAAGATTTTAGTGGAAATATGAGGACTGGGTCAGCCGCTAACACATTGAGCCTGGGTAGCGATAAATACGTCGGAGTACGTTTTCTCAATGTAAATATTCCTCCAGGTGCCATTATCTCCAATGCCTATGTAGAATTCAAGTCTAACGCATCTCCCTCAGAACCAGCAACGTATCTGTTAATTAGAGGAGAAGCCAGTGACGATGCCGCTACATTTACATCCAACTTTCAGGATATTACAAACAGAACCGAAACGTCTGCCTCAGTACCCTGGACCATTTCCCCACAGTGGACAAATAACAATCTCTACCAGTCACCTGATTTGAGCACTATCGTCCAGGAAATCGTTGCTCGTCCAGGCTGGTCAAGCGGAAACGCTATGGTCATTCAATTTGAATCAACCGATTCTGGTGGTAATTCTAAAGCCTGTGCTTCTGATAATTACCCAACTGCAGAAACAGCCTTGCTTCATGTAGAATACAGTGCTGGAAGCATTAACCCCAATACCTACTATATGCATTCTCTGGGAAGTGGACGTTACGGTTATAAAATCCGAAAAAATACTGACACCACCTTTGCCACCATTGCCACCGTGGGCGCCTTTGGAGATAATGTCGTTAATCAGAGCTATGTACTTTATGTGAAGCCGCAAATTGCGATGCCGGATCCTCTCTGTGCAGGCCTTATTGGCTATTGGGAACTTAATGAGATCGATGGTATCACTGCAGCGGATTTCAGTGGAAACGGTAATGATGGTACGCTGACGAACATGGACCAGTATACAGATTGGGTTGCCGGAAAAATTGCGGGTGCGCTCGACTTCGACGGTTCTAACGATTATATCAATGTGCCCCATAATGATAATCAATCTCTGACCGGGGGGATGACCTTTGCTGCCTGGGGCAACACGCTTAATACAAGTGGAGGCTACAAGGCCATCCTTGCCAAGGACATCCCCGGCAATGGTCTTTCCAACTACTGGTTCGGCATCGAGAATGATGAGCTGGTGTTTGGCTTCTTTGCCGCAGGAGCTTTTCAGGTAGTAAAATCAGCGAGTAGTAATCTTCAGACAGACACCTGGTACCATCTGGCCGCCAGCTTTGATAATGGGACTGATGTTGTACGATTGTATGTTGATGGTGCGGAGGTGCATGTGGGTGCAATTACCTACGAGCCGACAACAGAAACAGCTGATCTGTGGATTGGACACTCAGTGGATGGCGAGTACTGGTCAGGAATGCTGGATGAGGTGCGAATTTACGACCGCGTGCTGGACCCGACGGAAATCTCCCAACTCCACGCCATGACCGTGGGCGGATGCGGTACTCAGTCTATTATTTCTACCGATAGTGACGCGGGCCTGGGCGGGCTCAGCTTTACTGATATCGACCTCGTGAGGTATGACGAGGTGAACGACACGGCCAGTCTCTTTTTCAATGGCAGCTTGACAACCCTGATTGCAGATATCGATGCGGTACATGTGTTGGCGAACGGTCATATAGTGCTTTCGACTAATGGACCTGCAATCCTGGGCGGTCTGAGTTTCGACGACGGTGATTTGATTGACTATAACCCCGTAGCAGATACAGCCAGGCTGATCTTTGATGGTAGTATGCTGTTTGACGATCCGAGTGAGCAAATTAGCTCTGTCCATGTTCTGGATAACGAACACTTCGTCCTGTCTACAGTAAACAACGCGATTCTGGGAGGACTTAGTTTTGGAAAGGGAGACCTCGTAGAATATGACCCGTTGACCGACACGGCTAGTCTCTTTTTCGATGCCAGCTTGACGACCCTGACTGAAGTTATCGATGCGGTGCATGTGCTGGACAACGGTCATATAGTGCTCTCTACAAAAAACAGCGCGATCTTGGGTGGATTGAATTTCGACGATGGCGATTTGGTTGACTATGATCCTGGAGCGGATACAGCCACACTGATCTTCGATGGATCTGCACTGTTTAACTACCAGTGGGAAAAAATAATCTCGGTACATATTGGTGCCGGGAGTGGTAGTGTTGCTCCTGCAGGTAACCTGCTCTTTGTTGTGGCTGACGCTTTAAGTCTGAATCAGCAGGAAGTCGATAGAAAAACGTTGATAGAAAGCTGGGGTTATCAAATTTCACTCATTTCTGACGATGCTTTGCAGTCCGAGTTTGATACTGCAACAGCAACCGCTGATGTTGCGTACATTTCTCAAACAATCGACGAAACGATGCTTGGGACGAAGCTGCGCAATACGACGATCGGTGTTGTTGTTGAAAAAATGATGTCCGACTTTGGTATCGCTGGAGGCTGGCTAAGTAAGAGCCGGGATGAGATAGACATAATAGACAATACACACTATATTACCTCCCCGTTCAGTACGGGTCTGCTTACCACCACAACCAGCTTCCAGGCTCTCACCTTGAGAGACGGCAGTCCAGCTCCAGACGTTACTGTATTATCTAAAACTTTTAATGTTGGTTCCACATGGAAGCCTTCGTTGCAGGTAATTGAGACGGGAGGAGAACTTAATGGTGGAGACTTCGCCGCCGGCAGAAGGGTGCAGTTGCCCTGGGGAGGTGCGGGATTTGATATCAACGCACTCAACGCTGATGGTAAAACCATTATGCAGCGCGCAATCAAATGGGCCGTTAGAGAGTTAGAGTTACCCTTTCCGACTAACCTGCTCTTCGTCGTTGACAATTCACTCAGTCTGACGGGAAACGAATCAGCGCGAAAGACATTGATGGAGGGCTGGGGTGCAGTTGTTACGCCAATTTCTGACGATGCAGATACAGTTGATCTTACCGCTGGTATAGCGGTGAATGATGTGATGTATATTTCCCAGGAGATCACCTCTCTCGTAAATGGTCCCAGGTTCAGGGATGCGACTATCGGCATAGTCAACGAGGAATACCAGCTTAGTAACGATTTAGGGCTTACTTCTGGTGAGGGATCTGGGTTTTTCAGCAGTACGACCATCCAGGACAACACCCATTATATTACGTCGGGATTTAGTTCAGGTGCACTGGCCTTGTTTGATCCGGCGTACGACATCTATACTGGCGGGGGTATGACGTTAGCTCTCGATCTCCGCGTGCTGGGAGAATGCGGAACTATTAGTGCAGCGCTGGCAGCACTGGAAGCCGGAGACGACTTGTGGGATACAGGGACCGCAGCTGCCCGCCGTGTACAGGTACCCTGGGGTGACGACTTCTCCGCGCTCAATGCAGATGGTCAAACCATCATGAAGAGAGCTATCGAATGGGCTGCAGCTGGCAGTGGTAGTGGCGGAGGCGGAGGTGGAGGCGGTGGTGGCATCGTCTTCGAAGAGTTTACTGAAAAGAAACTCAGTACCGATGGGACCAGTATCATAATGGACAAACCGCCGGCAACTTCACAGAGTGATCTACTGATTGCCGCTGTCGCTACCTCTGGCAATAACGCCAGTTCACTCTCTGCACCGAGTGGCTGGACAACAATAAATATTGGCCAAACATCGAGCAAAGTCACCTTAGGCGTATGGTGGAAACAGGCAGGTGCATCAGAAAGCGGTACGTACACCTTCACCTGGTCAAACAACAAAAAGGCATACGGGTGGATTATGCGATTGACCGGGCACGACACGAACAACCCGGTTGATACGTTCAGTTCTCACGGAGGGGGTAGCAACTCACCAACCAGCCCTTCCGTAACAACGAGCTTTGACAATTCGATGATTCTTCGACTGGGAGGGTTTGAAAATAATAAGATCACGGTAGATGATCCTGGCCTGCCGGGCCACACCGCAATCACCATGGATGAGAGCGGAGGCGGATCACCCGTCTCTGGAGGTGCTGGATACATACTCCAGCCAACCTCCGGCAACAGCGGAACATCAAATTTCACACTTAATCAAATGAAAAAATACAGGACTGTTACGGTTGGAATAAGTCCGGCACCGTAG